TCAGAAAAGCCTATATCGAGAGGTTAGAAGAAAAGGTTCTGGTGGATGGTGAGGAAAGATCGTTTTTGAGACTCATGCATCATGACGTTTTCGATTTGCGGAGATTATTGGACGGTGAAGAAGATGAGTTTCAGCCATGGCTAAGTGCATAATGGTAAAATATGTAGTTGCATTTGATATTCATTCAAACCGAGCCCGTTACCGGGTCAATAAAATTATAGGCAGCTGGGGGCAGCGGGTTCAGAAAAGTGTTTATGAGATTTCTATTCCAGACGAAGAATCTACTGGTTTTCAACTCAGCCTCAAAAAGTTGATGGGTGAAAGCGATTCTATCCGCTTTTATCACCAAACGGATACTCAAAAAGTCTTGTGCCTGGGCAACAATGAGGTTAAAATCAGCTCACCGAAATTAGTTGTTT
The sequence above is a segment of the Candidatus Neomarinimicrobiota bacterium genome. Coding sequences within it:
- the cas2 gene encoding CRISPR-associated endonuclease Cas2 — protein: MAKCIMVKYVVAFDIHSNRARYRVNKIIGSWGQRVQKSVYEISIPDEESTGFQLSLKKLMGESDSIRFYHQTDTQKVLCLGNNEVKISSPKLVVY